atttgggaaaaCTTTAACTTCACTCCATTTCAAAGTCAGATATCGTACTTTTTCCTCAaccacattttgtgaaatcagtcgttccattttatttatgaggataaaacgTATGTGATCAAGCACGCACCGATCAGTGTCGAGCGCTCGCTctgtttgaacttgttttgattggcacttggtgtctactcatcaccaacatacagtttagcatcagttcaacagcaagcaaaacatttagagagaaataaatgaatgaactcTGACTCGAACTTGACATGACACCTGTGGCCTTCATTGTTTTGAAGTAgttaaaagaaggttttgtgctcaatcattttattaaaaatcaatcagtgtttgactcattaatatcattttattaatagatagTTGTGCTAAGCGTAACATTAGAGACTTCTCACATCAACTGAGCTGAataagagtcttgtgataaaaaatgGTAAAAGGAACATTATAGCGATAATAAATCCTAATACTATGGATACTTCAGTACATTTGaagtcaaatacttttgtacttttgctcaagtgaaagtttaaggGGAGCACACttattttttactgaagtaaaaacctactgtatctctacttttacttaactacatgctttgtgtactttgtccactaCTGGTTGTTAGGAAGCTTCATTATTAACTGTATGCCCCCTTGCTTACTTCCTTTCTTTACATCTGTTTtgtgatttaaaataataataacaacaacaagaacaacaataataataataataataataataataataataataataataataataataataatcacagacttttttccacttttattttggaaatacAACTTCCGTGTTGTAACTTCCGGCATTACAAGTCATTTGGAAGAAACGCGCCAAATCAGTAAACGCAGGCAGTGACGGGGGACGCGGTATTACACAATACTGCTGTACTTTTCTTTTAGTGTGTCATTTGTCagagtttcagtgtgtgtgtgtgggagatcATATGGAAGAATCGCCTGGTTTCCGACACTGGATCTTTACTGAGCTGTGAAAACTGAAGGTAATTCAGTGTGCAGTAACCAGAACATGTGTCCTGCTGCACTGATGCTCTTCTACTCTCGAATGTAGTTTGGGGGTTTATATAAAATCAGTTGGTTTGCaatgatctgaaatattatatgatgttttttaatgatttgtttttaaagatcTGCGTGATACGATGTTTATTTTGAAGACCTGCTTAGTCCAGAGATCAGTTGTCATTTGACAAAAAcgaaagtaaatgaacaaaagaTAAATACAGCATAAATTTCTAAGTACAGTCTTTTAACGATCTTGGCAGGTGAGTTGTTCTGAACATCCTGGggaactaaccacagatcttctgtagaTGTAGGCTGAATATAATCTCTTCATGTAattgagatcagggctttgtGGAGGCCAAAACAAGGTTCTCTTTGCAGAAGGTAACTACTAGAAGGTAACTGTGATggccaatatatatatatatatatatatatatatatatatatatatatatatatatatatatatattggccATCACAGAGAACAAGAAGGAGTCCTGTGAGTAATAGTTTGGCCTCCacaaagccctgatctcaatTACATGAAGAGATTATATGCAGCCTACATCTACAGACAACCATAGACAACCTGAGAACTAACTACATGTGTTATGGAGATgaaaaaagcatattttatatatatataagatatgcTTTTTGGGGTCTTAAGGGGAGTCTTAAGGGGTTTATGTTTTCTCAGTCACGTGACGAGCTGCATTTGCTTGTCATAGCTTCGAGAAAGTAAAATTAAATCTAGATTATTAATAGGTGGCAAGTAATAAATGGATTTTGCTgacatttgttaaatgtaactgtaaatggattGTGCTGTAACAGGAGTATGTAAGTACATGTTGTACGCTCTGATAGTTGTATAAGAATGATGATATAACTAAGCGTATGATCGTGAACTGACTGGCTGTCTCACTTACCCTATGCtccagatttatttttgtttttataggtTATGGCCGTGCCTTTTGTTCAAGACTGGGACCTTGTGCAGACTCTCGGAGAGGGCGCATATGGAGAGTGGGTATTAAATACAGCATTCAGCTTTTTAACCTACACAATGACTGTCCTGATTttgctttttgtcttttgtcttgcaggGTACGCCTGCTGGTCAACAGGAAGACGGAGGAGGCGGTGGCAGTGAAAGTTGTGGACATGACCACCGCCAAGGACTGCATGGACAACGTGAAGAAAGAGGTGTGCGTGCACAAGATGCTGTCTCACACCAACATCGTGCGCTTCTATGGGCACAGGAGTGAGGGGTCGATCCATTACATCTTCCTGGAGTACTGCAGTGGTGGCGAACTGTTCGATCGAATAGGTGAGAGGAGAGTGAGCCGTGTCTGAGGTGGTGTTACTCACCTCGCTTAACAAACGACTCAAGAATGTTGTGGAATTTTATCACAGAGCCGGATGTGGGAATGCCGGAAAAGGACGCGCACAGGTTTTTTCAACAATTAATTGCTGGAGTGGTgagtttaacatttatatattttttttgtgaaaaaagagCTATTATATCTAGGGCTTCAgttatcgattattttagtaatcatctgtcttcatactactctgtcctctacatctgcctctttccacccaactacctgcatgtcttccctcaccacatccataaacctcctccttggtcttcctcttttcctccttcctggtggctccatcctcagcattcttctaccgatatacaccatgtccctcctctgcacatgtccaaatcatctcaatctcgcctccctcaccttgtctccaaaacgtcctacatgcgccgtccctctaataaactcatttctaatcctgtccatcgtcgtcactccaaacgaaaacctcaacatctttagctctgctacctccagctccacctcctgtattttactcaatgccactgtctctaaaccatacaacatcgcaggtctcaccacagtcctataaactttctgcTCGCAGATTCTCTTCTATCtctaatcactcctgctatcactcttttccacccactccaccctgcctgcactcttttcttcacttctctaacacactctacattactttgcactgttgatcccaggtacctgaactcctccaacttccctttctccctgcaactgcaccactccactgccctccctctcgttcacacacatgtaccctgtcttattcctactgacttttattccccttctctccagtgtgtttctccacttctccaggctcttctcaacctgctccctactctcaacacaaatcacaatatcatccgcaaacatcatagtccccgaagactcctgtctgacctcgtccgtcaacctgtccatcaccactgcaaacaggaaatggctcagagccgatccttgatgcagtccaaaaTCCacattgaaccagtctgtcgttcctactgcacatttcactgctgtcacactgtcctcatacatgtcctgcaccaccctcacatacttctgccacaccagacttcctcatacaacaccacaactcctctctcggcaccacAAACGCAcagtgcaactccttctgtccttctctatacttcatcatcaacattctcaaagcaaataatgctttgttcctggccttactccctttccacttggtctcctgaacacacaacatatcctctcctctccatcatatcagctccctctctccaaTGTATGTGGTACTCTTCCTCAGcattaaaccatactgttgctcacagatggtcacctcttctctcagcctggcttccactactctttcccatagcttcatggtgtaactgatcaactttatcccccctgtagttactgcaggccTGCACTtttcccttattcttaaaaaacggtaccagcacactccttctccattcctcaggcatcctcttacctttCACAATTTtcttaaacatctccatgcttctattagtatgtcatctggttcaACCGGttcatccctcttcacctgctgtcgTATCTcattgtactcctgcctaccttttcccaattttgttttgccaacctctttctccttatgctgtcctgcacttcctcattccaccaccacgtctctttgtcttcctttctatttccagatgtcacgccaagtacctttctagctgcctccctcatcacttctgcagtagttacccaatcaatcagcacctcttcaccaccaccgagcccctgtctgacctcttccctgaacctcacactacactcttcctccttcattttccaccatcttattcttctttcagtcctcctcctctttttcttcacctccaaaaccatcctacagaccactatctGATTCTGTCtatctacactgtcccctgccaacacaacacaaactctcttcacctccactacactcttactgtactcttccttcaaaatcacccctacaccttttctctttccatccacatccTGATAGAACAGGTTAAACCCACCTCccatgttcctggccttactccctttccacttggtctcctgaacacacaacatatcatctcctctccatcatatcagctccctctctccctttaaaAAGTCATAATCAATTCgcatcacttttttttccctgatgtctctgtagatgtctttctcctctccttctcctccttcgtccaacagtagcccaatttccaccggtaccctgttggataacaatacctgtggcggttgttggtaacccgggcctcgactgatcctcTATGAATTGCTAATTCATGATCCATGTATTTgttttggcacgttttacggtGGATGCCTCTCCtaatcactctccttcttggtcaaatagcccttgatgccttcagtgtgactctacaattttcatagtcatggaaataaagaaaactctttgaatgagaaggtgtgtccaaacttttggtctgtactgtgtgtgtatatgtatatatatatatatatatatatatgaatattagggaaaataagacgggtctcttaaaatgaacaagtgaatggtttccttttttagaaaaatttaaattttctcTTGCATACAAcattatctgtgaaaactaaacccattttgtgtttttaatttccatattacatcaaaatgcaaacatataaataatttctaattACTTTAAATAAGGGCAAACGCACTGTACTGTGCTTTCTTCcatttagtttaaaataatcacaaactttggaaactttctgttgtattctttggcctgaatcttctccatGCCCCCTGCTGTTTTCACTCTATTTTTCATTCTggagcatcttctgtgtttacccGTCCAGGGGTCTCATTTCGAAAACGTGGTGTGACCacaaaatgaggatggaaacgtGAGTTCGCCACTTTCCACACAAagtttgtgatttaaaaaaaaaaaaaaagatttgacaggAGAAAGTGTGACCTGTATGTAAACACTGAGCAGAAGGCGAGAAGGGAAATTGGTGACACAGACAGTGCGTACAACCTTTGCATGGAAAGTGGTGTATGCACGTTTCCAGCCTCGTTTTGTGCATACGTGACAATTATGAAAAAGACCCCAGAGCGGTCCCGAGTCCCGAGCGGTTCTGCgagtggtgcgtcagtaataatggttcgtggggaaacacagtgtgTAATTAAATAGACTAAACAGAACTTATTGGACTTAATaagtttttgtatttgaattaatCGAGTTATTTGAGGAATCATTGCAGCcctaattatattaaatgttaatattgaaGCTTGAGTCAGTAAAGATCTGTACAACTGAgcgcctccagatttgtggtaacagtttggagaagaacctcaTATAGTAGcaaaggtcagtgtgtgtgtgtttatttatataatacacacagtgaggcaaataagtatttgaacaccctgctattttacaagttctcccacttagaaatcatggaggggtctgaaattgtcatcgtaggtgcatgtccactgtgagagacataatctaaaaaaaaaaaaaaatccagaaatcacaatgtatgatttttttaacaatttatttgtatgtttcagctgcaaataagtatttgaacaccttagaaagtcaatgttaatatttggtacagtagcctttgtttgcaattacagaggtcaaacgtttactgtacacacagatcttctctagatcagtcaggtttctggcctgtcgctgagaaacacggagtttgagctccctccaaagattctctattgggtttaggtctggagactggctaggccatgccagaaccttgatatgcttcttacagagccactccttggttatcctggctgtgtgcttcgggtcattgtcatgttggaagacccagcctcgacccatcttcaatgctctaactgagggaaggaggttgttccccaaaatctcgcaatacatggccccggtcatcttctccttaatacagtgcagtcgccctgtcccatgtgcagaaaaacacccccaaagcatgatgctaccaccctcaTGCACCACAGGATGGTGTTCTtaggatggtactcatcatttttcttcctccaaacacgtttagtggaattatgacccaaaagttctatatgtgtgtgtatatatgcagtgtatatatatgtatatgtatgtatatatatgtgtgtgtgtgtgtgtgtgtgtgtgtgtgtgtgtgtgtgtgtgtgtgtgtgtgtgtgtatatatatatatatatatatatatatatatatatatatatatatatatatatatatatatatatatatatatatatatatatatttaaaaaaaattattattatttaattttttttttttgtttagagtAAATCTTTGTACCGTTAAATTACCAGTTtgttgcaaataaacaaaaggaacgtgttttttaaaaaaacataaaaggtgTTTTCAAACTTTCGACAGGCACCGTATATGTCATAAAAGTTGATTTTATCAACAGACTTTTTTGTTATGGTACCTCAagcaagattaaaaaaagtattcaacatttaaaaatgattggACTCAAACAGTGTATAAAATGTTGAagtgaaaacaaagaaagacTAAAGTAATGTATTGAGGAAATTCCTTATTTTTAAAGTAAGAGAACATAGTGAACTGTCATGGTTTTTTggcagaattattattattttttccccccaaaagtGCACATTCCTGTTTACTGAAAAGATTTTACAATCAGATTTTACGATCAGTACATTGACTTTTGAACCAGAAAGCTGAGATGCACCTTGTGTTAATCTTCTATTACACAGATTTTATTGTGCATGAATCAtgattaaaatacaatttattaaaacataataatgttGAGTTACGAGGGAACTGAGGCACATAATGAGGCTcatttctattgttttattacaaatatttagtaTCAAGACCCCATGGTACTGTATCTTAGTCAGTTTGAATTTTGTGTAGCATTACACCCCTTATTACAGTATTTGCCACATTGAAAGCTCATGACATCCCACAGTAGACTGTACTAAATTAAGGGCTTCTGAATTCCCTCAGTGCATTTTTGCCTTTCACAGGAAATGGACAAGCATGGCTTTGAATTTAGAACTGCAGGAATGCTGACCGCAGTAAGCGAAATGAAATGAAGTGGCAGTTATGCATTGCAATGCTGTAATATAACTCCATTACCGGTACAGTGCACAGTCACCTCAAGTGAAATCCAAGATTCTATCCAGACTGGAGCTGATAGGAGCCGTTAGTAATGTTTAGAGCTTTCTGCTGTCTGAGATGCAATTACAATGAAAGCATTGAAAAGCCGTCCCCATTTTTCCACCGACCGATTCATCACCCCTTAAAGCTGAAATCGTTCTTTATGAAGAGGAGCTCTGTTTCAACTGGAGGCAAAGCTCATTTCtttgctagttttttttttaacaagacatactttttgattgattgattttattgattttatttttttatctgttcacCATGCTATGAGTACAGGTCTAAGAACCCTTTAAAGCATAACAAAATACACTTGAAAATTTTTTCCACAATGCACATTTCCACCAAATTGTCCCTAATCTGCATTCGTCCTCACAGGAATATCTCCACGGCATCGGAATCACACATCGAGACATCAAGCCAGAAAACATCCTCTTAGATGACAAAGGTAAGAACGATTTGACAAGAATGAAAAGATGTCCATGGATTTGGATGCTTGTTCTTATATATTGTGAATGTTTTCTCAGATAACCTGAAGATCACAGATTTTGGCCTGGCCACCATGTTCCGGCACCGTGGCCGCGAGCGTAAGTTGGCCCGTCTGTGCGGCACGCTGCCCTACGTGGCTCCGGAGCTGATGTCCCGCTCCGAGTTTAACGCTCAGCCTGCAGATGTCTGGGCCTGCGGCATCGTTCTCACTGCCATGCTGGCTGGAGGTGCGgtgactgtttgtgtgtgtttgtgttttctggaaCAGAGGCAGAGCCTGCAGCATCTGTCTGCTCAGATATTACTGACGGATgtggctgcttttttttttcttttcttttttttttttttttacagagttaCCGTGGGACCAGCCGAGTGAGAGCTGTCAGGAGTATTCTGACTGGCTGCAGAAGAAAACCTACCTCACACCATGGAAGAAAATTGATTCCATGTCTCTCGGTAACTGGAAGCAAAAAGTTGTGTTTTTACAATGTTTCAGGGTTGGTCACAGTGGATGATAGGACAGCTAGGTTACCTCAATTTCTATGCCCAAGGTTTTTTTCACTCTGATCAAGATCCTTCAGTTATGTTCACACATACAGCGAGTTGTTGTA
This Silurus meridionalis isolate SWU-2019-XX chromosome 15, ASM1480568v1, whole genome shotgun sequence DNA region includes the following protein-coding sequences:
- the chek1 gene encoding serine/threonine-protein kinase Chk1, producing the protein MAVPFVQDWDLVQTLGEGAYGEVRLLVNRKTEEAVAVKVVDMTTAKDCMDNVKKEVCVHKMLSHTNIVRFYGHRSEGSIHYIFLEYCSGGELFDRIEPDVGMPEKDAHRFFQQLIAGVEYLHGIGITHRDIKPENILLDDKDNLKITDFGLATMFRHRGRERKLARLCGTLPYVAPELMSRSEFNAQPADVWACGIVLTAMLAGELPWDQPSESCQEYSDWLQKKTYLTPWKKIDSMSLGLLTKILLHSPEDRITIPEIKKHRWFTRSFKSGAKRQTDVHGPLTKLLRSDSERFQLARTNSDERVQISSSQPEPQGLWEVREDVVLTDGAQVSFSQPACPDHMLLGSQLLGTPGASQNPWHRLVKRMTRFFTTLKAEASSMALRDTCINLGYTWKQSCNNQATVSTLDRRNNKLIFKIHFLEMEERILVDFRLSRGDGLEFKKIFVKLKQKLSDIISNQRVPIVFT